The Deltaproteobacteria bacterium nucleotide sequence GTGGCGGGACGCCGTGCGCGTTCGACCGCGTATTGGCGACGAAGCTCGGCCATGCGGCGACGCAGTTGATTGCGGCCGCGCGTTGGGATCGGATGGTGGCGGTGCAACAAGGCAAAATTACCGATGTCGCGATCGAAGATGTCGCCGACCAAGAGCGACAAGTGCCGTTGGATTGTCAGGAGATCCAGGCGGCGCGCGGCGTCGGCACCTGCTTTGGCGATTATCCCTCGGCCGTGGTCTGACGAAACACATCCGCCGCGGCGATGGCTTGGTCCACTAAATGTGTCTCGCGCGGATGCGCGCTCCAGAAGTCGATTAATCCTTGTGCCGCTGCGTCATCCGCATTCACGGTTATCTGCACGGCTATCGTTTCCCCTTCGGCCCCGTCGTGGACGCGGCGGAAGATTGCGACGTGCACCGATCGGCCGTGTGCGAGCACGTCGCCCGAATAGACGCGACAGTCGCCGGTGAGGTCGTGTGTCTCTGCGTGAAAGCGCCGTCCCCGCACCGCAACCAGACCCGCTTTCAGTCCATTCCACGCCTCTAAAATGGCCTGATCGGCCAACACGGCAAGGTCGCGGTTCGGATAGCGCCGCTTCTGATCGGCGCGTTGGCAGACGTATCCATCCGTGGGGGTCGCACGAACGTACGTATTGACGGGTGGGGCAGTGGTGATTTTGGTGTCCATACGGCGATGCTCAGTACGGTAGCCCTACTTTCGTCGGGGAGTCGCTGTCAACGGGGAATGCGGGGGAATGCGGGGGTGGGCGAAGGCAGCGTGTTCTTACGAATACAGCAATGCGGCGCGGCGGACATCCAGGAACGCGGGCGGTGTTGGGCCGGCGGCGCGCTTTAACAGCAACCATGGGGTTTCGCGGTTGATCCCTTGGCGCACGGTGTCATGACCGGTCAATAGGTCTATCGCCGGGCGATCGATGACGAACTCATACGGTCCGGCGTCGAGGCCGGTATGCGGCGGATTGCCGTGCGGCGTGCGCCAACCGAATTCTCGCGGGTTCTCCGTGGCGACATGCAACGTGGAGAGCGTCCAGAGCAATGCGAGTCCGAATTCGTACGCGCGGAATGCGTCACGATCGGTCACGTGGAGTCGCACGCCGCCACACTGCTGGCCGGCGAATTTGCGACTCGTCGGCGTAAATTGGACTGGCGTGTAGTCAATGCCTGCCAGGCGGAGGTGCCGCAACTTGTTGGCCAGAATTTCCCCGTCGATCCACGGGGCGCCGCAGAGTTCAAACGGTGTTTCGGTGCCGCGCCCCTCAGAAATATTGGTCCCCTCCAATAGGCACATGCCGGGATAGAGGAGCGCGGCGGCGACGGAGCGCATATTCGGCGACGGATGTCGCCACGACAGGCCGGTGCTCTCCCAATACGACGCGCGGTCCCAGTCGCGCAGCGGAAGGATCGTCACGGCAGCGCCCAGATGGTACGCTTTATTGAAGTGCATCGCCAATTCGCCGATCGTCATCCCGTGGCGCACCGGGAGCGGATAGTGGCCGACGAACGAGTCGAATCCCGGTTGTACCAGCGGGCCTTCGACCGAGACGCCGTTGATCGGGTTGGGGCGATCGCAGACGACGACCGGAATCTGCGCGGCGGCGCAGGCCTCCAGGCAAAACGCCATCGTGTAAATATATGTGTAATATCGAGTGCCGATATCTTGGAGGTCGATGACGAGGAGGTCGAGCCCGTGCAGCATCGCGGCAGTCGGGCGCAGCGACGCTGGAGAGTCCCCATACAAACTGTAGATCGGCACGCCGGTCGTCTGGTCTGCGTGCGTGCTGACGTGTTCCATGTCCTGTGCCGTCGTCGTGATCCCATGTTCCGGGCCGAACAA carries:
- a CDS encoding DUF1343 domain-containing protein — its product is MQLGIDQLTDGLAHYAAETRVGVVCHAASVDSRGRHITTYFTDRQPGQLAALFGPEHGITTTAQDMEHVSTHADQTTGVPIYSLYGDSPASLRPTAAMLHGLDLLVIDLQDIGTRYYTYIYTMAFCLEACAAAQIPVVVCDRPNPINGVSVEGPLVQPGFDSFVGHYPLPVRHGMTIGELAMHFNKAYHLGAAVTILPLRDWDRASYWESTGLSWRHPSPNMRSVAAALLYPGMCLLEGTNISEGRGTETPFELCGAPWIDGEILANKLRHLRLAGIDYTPVQFTPTSRKFAGQQCGGVRLHVTDRDAFRAYEFGLALLWTLSTLHVATENPREFGWRTPHGNPPHTGLDAGPYEFVIDRPAIDLLTGHDTVRQGINRETPWLLLKRAAGPTPPAFLDVRRAALLYS